A stretch of Terriglobia bacterium DNA encodes these proteins:
- a CDS encoding TrbC/VirB2 family protein, with protein MNAIQSLSHSASATLYLLLYQAGVPGQGLLDSIAQFITGPFGKAITLIAIVLCGVSYMYGKQSDNANIGRLAIGAALIVGAANIFAYIQQAG; from the coding sequence ATGAACGCTATCCAGTCACTATCCCACAGTGCCAGCGCAACACTCTATCTGCTTTTATACCAAGCCGGCGTGCCTGGCCAGGGCCTGCTCGACTCCATCGCGCAATTCATCACAGGCCCCTTTGGCAAGGCCATAACCCTCATTGCCATCGTGCTTTGTGGCGTCAGCTATATGTACGGCAAGCAAAGCGACAACGCAAATATCGGAAGGCTAGCCATTGGCGCCGCCCTGATCGTCGGCGCTGCCAATATCTTTGCCTACATTCAACAAGCAGGGTGA
- a CDS encoding VirB3 family type IV secretion system protein, translating to MAEITGRSNPVYKTLNKPLTIMGVERTLFATALFTGGGFQVLFSSFLGAIVIFAILLMLARIATRRDPKMLVFVIQAMSRTFRAEYDPVKYTLTTVRRIPSRA from the coding sequence ATGGCCGAGATCACGGGGCGGAGCAATCCGGTTTACAAGACGCTGAATAAGCCGCTGACCATCATGGGTGTAGAGCGGACCCTGTTCGCCACAGCCCTGTTTACAGGCGGAGGCTTTCAAGTTCTTTTCAGCAGTTTTCTTGGCGCTATCGTGATCTTCGCCATCCTGCTTATGCTGGCCCGGATCGCAACCCGCCGCGACCCCAAAATGCTGGTGTTTGTCATTCAGGCGATGTCACGCACCTTCCGGGCGGAATACGACCCTGTGAAATACACCCTGACAACCGTAAGGAGAATTCCGAGCCGTGCTTAA